DNA sequence from the Verrucomicrobiia bacterium genome:
GCGAAGACAGCACGCCTCCCGCAAGCGTCCACGTTTTCACCGGCGTTTGCAGCGCGGCCTGCCGCAGAAACGACGCAAAAGGCTGAAGCCCCCCTGTTTTTGCGGACGGCAGGAGGTTCAGCAGATTGCTTTGCAGGCCATGATCGCGGGCAAGGCCGGACACGAGAAGCGCGAGAGGCACGAGGCCGAGAAGAGTGAAAAATGTCAGCGCGGCGGCGCGGTAAAAGGCCTGATCGGACGCGAACTCGCGCAGGGAAAGCAGGAAAATGCGCAGCGGCCGGATGGCCACGGCTTCTTTTGCCGTAAGCCGGTCCGCCCTCAAACGCCAGATGCCGCGGGTGAAAAAATCACAGGTTTCTTTAAACATAGCCGATGGGAGTGCTCCCGGACGAGTATCATCCGGCGCGCGGCCTGTTTTGGGTATCAGGCAAAACCCCGACCTCAGGAAGGAAAAAGGCTCGGTATTACGACGCGGCCGCGGGAGCGAGCGCGGGCAGCGGGAATCCGAATTTCTTGGAGATAGCGTCGCGGTGCCGGCCGCCCACGTAATACTGGCCGGAGAGCACCTGGCGTATGGCCTTGACAAGCGTTTCCGCGGAATCCTGCTTGGTGACGTAGCCTTTGGCGCCCGCGGCCAGCGCGGACTCGGCGTACATGTTTTCCTCGTGCATGGACAGCACCATGATGAACAGGCCGTCGTAGCGCTGGTTGATTTTTTTGACCAGGTCGATGCCGCTGGATTCTTTGAGCGAAATGTCCACGAGGATGACGTTCGGCTTGGTCTTCTCGATGAGTTCCAGCGCCTGGGACGCGTCCTCGGCTTCGCCGCAGACTCCCATGTCCGGTTCCTGTTCGATGAGCTCGGCCACGCCTTTGCGCAGGAGCGGATGATCGTCGACCAGCAGGATCCGTTTGCGGTCCGCGATCTTTTCGACCGTGACCTTGCCCGTGGGCTCTTCCTCCCCGGGGCCGTCGCCGATGTCGTGCACGACGCTGATGTTGGGATAAAAAATGCACTGGACGAGCGTCCCGCCTTCGGACCTCGGCGAAACCTGCATCTCCGCATCGATCATCTGCGCGCGGTACTTCATGTTCCGCAGCCCCATGCCGAGCGACTCCGTGGTTTTCGCCTGGAACCCGACGCCGTTGTCCTCGATGATCATGCAGTTTTTTTCGCCTTTGGCCTGCAGTTTGATCTCGATCCTTGTGGCCTTGCCGTGCTTGAGCGCGTTGTGAATCGCTTCCTGGGCAATGCGGTACAAATTGATTTCGAGGTAATAGTTTTTGAAGTTGACGACCCCGTCGTTGGAAAAGCCGCAGGACGTGCCGCAGAGTTCCGTCGTGTTCTTGGCCAGTTCTTCCAGCGCGCACGGCAGCCCCTTGGCCTCGAGCGAAATGGGATTCAGGCCGCGGGACAGGCTGTTGGTGTCGTTGATGGTTTTTTTCACGAATCCGATGATTTCCTCGAGCCGTTTGATTTCCTTGCCGAACTCCGGAGAAATCTTTTTCTGGATCGCCTTGACCATGAAGCCGATGGCCGCGAGCTGCTGCGAAAGGCCGTCGTGAAGGTCCTGGCCCAGGCGCTTGCGTTCCCGGTCGCTGATCTCCAGCACTTCCTTCTGCGCCTTCATCCTCTCCTTCATCTCGAGCTGCAGGGCCTGGTTGGAAAGCAGCAGCTCCGAAGTTTTTTCGGAGATGCTGATGGCCTGCTTCTCGATCTTCCGGCTTTTTTTGTACAGCTCGACGAACACCGAGATCTTGCACTTGAGAATGTAGGGATCGAGCGGTTTGAGGATGTAATCCACGGCGCCGTACTTATAGCCGCGGAAAACAAAGCTGATGTCCTTGCCGATGGCCGTGATGAAGATGATCGGGATGTCTTTGGTGCGATGGCCCTGCTTGATGAGCTGGGCGCATTCGAAGCCGTCCATGCCCGGCATCTGCACGTCGAGAAGGATCAGCGCGCAGTCGTGCTGCTGGAGAAGCGTAAGCGCTTCCTTCCCCGATTCCGCCCGGAGCAGATTGTATTCCGGGCAGGAAAGGAGCGCTTCAAGCGCCAGCAGGTTGGCCGGCGAATCGTCGACCATCAGGATATTCGTTTTTTCTTCGGTATCCTGACTCAGGGCCTCGTGTGCCATGGAATATCCCGACCTCATCTTTCAATCAGGCTCTGCGGTTGATTCATCCAGAAGAACAAGGTCCTGAGAAGCTTGTCCGAGTCGACAGGCTTCGGAAGATAATCCGTCGCGCCGGCCTCGATGCACTTCTCGCGGTCCCCTTTCATGGCTTTGGCCGTCAAGGCAATGATCGGCAAGGCCTTGAAGCGGTTGTCCTGACGGATCAGCCGGATCGCCTCATGGCCGTCCATTTCAGGCATCATGATGTCCATCAGGATGATGTCCACGTCTTCGTTTTCCTTCAGCATCTGGATGCCGACGCGGCCGTTCTCCGACTGCAGAACGTTCATGCCTCGGTCTTCCAGCACCTGGGAAAGCGCAAAAATGTTTCTCTTGTCGTCGTCGATGATGAGTACCTTCTTGCTCGAGAAATCCGCGTTCTCCGGAAGCGCCGGCA
Encoded proteins:
- a CDS encoding response regulator, which produces MAHEALSQDTEEKTNILMVDDSPANLLALEALLSCPEYNLLRAESGKEALTLLQQHDCALILLDVQMPGMDGFECAQLIKQGHRTKDIPIIFITAIGKDISFVFRGYKYGAVDYILKPLDPYILKCKISVFVELYKKSRKIEKQAISISEKTSELLLSNQALQLEMKERMKAQKEVLEISDRERKRLGQDLHDGLSQQLAAIGFMVKAIQKKISPEFGKEIKRLEEIIGFVKKTINDTNSLSRGLNPISLEAKGLPCALEELAKNTTELCGTSCGFSNDGVVNFKNYYLEINLYRIAQEAIHNALKHGKATRIEIKLQAKGEKNCMIIEDNGVGFQAKTTESLGMGLRNMKYRAQMIDAEMQVSPRSEGGTLVQCIFYPNISVVHDIGDGPGEEEPTGKVTVEKIADRKRILLVDDHPLLRKGVAELIEQEPDMGVCGEAEDASQALELIEKTKPNVILVDISLKESSGIDLVKKINQRYDGLFIMVLSMHEENMYAESALAAGAKGYVTKQDSAETLVKAIRQVLSGQYYVGGRHRDAISKKFGFPLPALAPAAAS